A DNA window from Chrysiogenes arsenatis DSM 11915 contains the following coding sequences:
- a CDS encoding 4-(cytidine 5'-diphospho)-2-C-methyl-D-erythritol kinase: MSAPYTARSYAKVNINLRITGRRSDGYHLLHSLMVPISLHDTLRFRPSTDGFTYRGPAQLNGTHNLIYRAWEILARRYGIGGVEVDHDKVIPLGAGLGGGSSNAATTLTALANMHGLNIPIPELHAIALTLGADVPFFIETVPAFAEGIGEILSPVKLPPFGLVLINPRVEIPTQFVYSKLGIPLNSTCSTEKKIKDILDYETIVTMCHNDLEQAAQELLPNLHTLKQHLIHAQADASAMSGSGATIFGIFKSDANASHAAIHLQKLLPGMFVQAVKVLPSLPNT, translated from the coding sequence GTGAGCGCCCCTTACACCGCGCGCAGCTACGCTAAAGTTAATATCAACCTCCGTATAACCGGACGCAGAAGTGATGGGTACCACTTGCTTCATTCGCTGATGGTGCCAATATCGCTCCACGACACCCTGCGTTTTCGTCCTTCCACCGATGGCTTTACATATCGAGGGCCGGCGCAACTCAATGGCACACACAATCTTATCTACCGTGCATGGGAAATCCTTGCTCGACGCTATGGGATTGGCGGAGTTGAAGTTGATCACGATAAAGTTATCCCTCTGGGCGCCGGTCTAGGAGGAGGGAGCTCAAATGCGGCAACCACACTCACCGCGCTCGCAAACATGCACGGGCTTAACATCCCAATACCAGAGCTGCACGCCATCGCCCTCACTCTAGGCGCTGATGTTCCCTTTTTCATCGAAACCGTGCCGGCGTTCGCAGAAGGGATTGGGGAAATCCTTTCTCCAGTTAAACTTCCTCCATTCGGGCTGGTTTTGATAAATCCAAGAGTCGAAATACCAACCCAATTTGTGTATAGTAAGCTTGGCATTCCGCTCAATAGCACCTGCAGTACTGAGAAAAAGATCAAAGACATTTTAGACTATGAGACAATAGTGACGATGTGCCACAACGATTTAGAGCAAGCCGCGCAAGAACTTTTGCCGAATCTTCACACGTTAAAGCAACATTTAATCCATGCTCAAGCCGACGCATCTGCTATGAGCGGCAGCGGGGCGACCATATTCGGCATCTTTAAATCAGACGCGAATGCGAGCCATGCGGCAATACATCTTCAAAAGCTGTTGCCGGGCATGTTTGTTCAAGCGGTAAAGGTGCTGCCTTCTTTACCCAACACATGA
- the ubiE gene encoding bifunctional demethylmenaquinone methyltransferase/2-methoxy-6-polyprenyl-1,4-benzoquinol methylase UbiE — MTKEPQHNNLPDPDKVKSMFQSIAPRYDFLNRLLSGRRDVAWRRKAVAQLTWGERGRILDIATGTADVALEIARQTAETVKITGVDFSPNMLEIGQQKVRESRFSHRIELKVADAQALPFDDGTFDSTIIAFGIRNIPDRDLALREMIRVVKPGGKVVVLEFTTPQAKILKNLYHFYFLKVLPILGGVISGKKDAYEYLPDSVLKFPTQEEFKGIMSTSGLTNVTYRNLTFGIACIHTGVAPEKK, encoded by the coding sequence ATGACAAAAGAACCTCAGCACAACAATCTACCCGATCCAGATAAAGTCAAATCAATGTTCCAAAGTATCGCCCCGCGATATGACTTCCTGAACCGTCTCCTAAGTGGCCGTAGAGATGTTGCTTGGCGACGAAAAGCCGTTGCCCAGTTGACATGGGGTGAGCGGGGGCGAATTCTTGATATCGCCACTGGGACAGCTGATGTCGCCCTTGAAATAGCGCGCCAAACAGCTGAGACAGTAAAAATCACTGGCGTCGACTTCAGCCCCAACATGCTAGAAATTGGCCAACAAAAAGTACGCGAATCACGCTTTTCGCACCGTATTGAGCTTAAAGTCGCTGACGCTCAAGCGCTCCCTTTTGATGACGGCACTTTTGATTCCACCATCATCGCCTTTGGCATCAGAAATATCCCTGATCGCGACCTTGCCTTGCGCGAAATGATCCGTGTCGTCAAGCCAGGCGGAAAAGTCGTTGTCTTAGAGTTCACCACACCTCAGGCAAAAATCCTTAAAAACCTCTACCATTTTTACTTTCTTAAAGTGCTGCCAATCCTAGGTGGAGTTATTTCCGGCAAAAAAGATGCTTATGAATACTTGCCTGACTCGGTCCTAAAATTCCCAACCCAAGAAGAGTTTAAAGGGATTATGAGCACTTCAGGGCTCACTAATGTTACCTACCGCAATCTTACGTTTGGCATTGCCTGCATTCACACCGGCGTGGCTCCAGAAAAGAAGTAG
- a CDS encoding peroxiredoxin, translated as MNDALQISDTIPSFELPDQNGEVIPSTYLASQYTVLYFYPKDNTPGCTTEAGDFSALLPEFTTLGVQVYGISPDSVESHKKFSESKELRVSLLSDHDALVAKMFGVWQLKKNYGKEYMGLVRSTFLIAPNGTVVERWSKVRVKGHAEAVLAAVRARVEKK; from the coding sequence ATGAATGATGCGCTCCAAATCAGTGATACAATTCCAAGCTTTGAATTGCCAGATCAGAATGGAGAGGTCATTCCCTCAACATATTTGGCTAGCCAGTATACTGTCTTATATTTTTACCCGAAAGATAATACGCCGGGGTGTACGACTGAAGCGGGTGATTTTAGTGCTTTGTTGCCAGAGTTCACTACGCTTGGCGTGCAGGTGTATGGGATAAGTCCGGATTCGGTAGAGTCACATAAAAAATTTAGCGAGAGTAAAGAGTTACGTGTTTCTTTGCTCAGTGATCACGATGCTTTAGTGGCAAAGATGTTTGGTGTATGGCAACTCAAAAAGAACTACGGTAAAGAATACATGGGTCTTGTTCGAAGTACATTTTTGATTGCGCCCAACGGTACAGTAGTTGAGCGCTGGAGTAAGGTACGGGTGAAAGGACATGCTGAAGCGGTACTGGCGGCTGTACGTGCGCGTGTGGAAAAGAAGTAG
- a CDS encoding multiheme c-type cytochrome encodes MIRLLTSFFFVAVLFAANSFAYDCSTCHKNELTGADKNVAHAKQLQGLDKMTNPMHMGLKSCVMCHDKAALATAKDSSASLNGGSREALGGAPACMGCHNPAGIPAPHVSNWDWDRIKGHTFSIPK; translated from the coding sequence ATGATTCGTCTATTAACAAGTTTCTTTTTTGTTGCGGTTCTTTTTGCGGCAAATTCTTTTGCCTATGACTGTAGCACGTGTCATAAGAATGAGCTTACTGGTGCAGATAAAAATGTAGCACATGCAAAGCAACTACAAGGGTTGGATAAAATGACAAACCCAATGCACATGGGTTTGAAAAGCTGCGTTATGTGTCATGATAAGGCGGCGTTAGCTACCGCTAAGGATAGTTCTGCAAGTCTGAACGGCGGAAGTCGTGAAGCACTTGGTGGAGCTCCAGCATGTATGGGTTGCCACAATCCTGCTGGAATTCCCGCTCCCCACGTTTCAAATTGGGACTGGGATAGAATTAAGGGACACACCTTTAGTATTCCTAAGTAG
- a CDS encoding NapC/NirT family cytochrome c, which translates to MKNLSAKAWAVIIVIVAIVGVGGSVGAIKYTSTSGFCVLCHDYEKSSWQAGGHPEVGCITCHTKGLIMDKMVGMKKVVLTASGKVDPHHDKLSNNPKVTAKNCMGCHFDSKKADPTFLAKHQEYMQNVESCTACHGNLGHKQSIWSQKLTAKK; encoded by the coding sequence ATGAAGAATCTAAGTGCGAAGGCGTGGGCGGTTATTATTGTAATCGTTGCAATCGTCGGTGTTGGTGGGAGCGTTGGCGCCATCAAGTACACTTCCACAAGTGGTTTTTGTGTTTTATGTCACGACTATGAAAAGAGCTCTTGGCAGGCTGGCGGACACCCTGAAGTGGGGTGTATCACCTGTCACACTAAAGGGCTGATTATGGACAAAATGGTTGGGATGAAGAAGGTTGTATTAACGGCGAGTGGTAAGGTTGACCCTCATCACGACAAGCTTTCGAACAATCCAAAAGTAACGGCAAAAAATTGCATGGGATGTCATTTTGACTCGAAAAAAGCTGACCCCACTTTCTTGGCGAAGCACCAGGAATACATGCAAAATGTTGAAAGTTGCACGGCCTGTCATGGTAATCTTGGCCACAAGCAAAGCATTTGGTCTCAGAAGTTAACCGCGAAGAAGTAA
- the fliW gene encoding flagellar assembly protein FliW, with product MKIQTTRFGEIEINEEEIIQLTQPLLGFPDYHRYIIKDHSEDSPFKWFQAIDEGALAFVILDPQLFKPDYQVYLTNNDTEELALNNADDAAVYCLVVIPNDPKKMTANLQAPLVFNRPKKLAKQVVLNNPDLPIKYPVFGG from the coding sequence ATGAAAATACAGACCACCCGCTTTGGTGAAATTGAAATCAATGAAGAAGAAATAATTCAGCTCACGCAGCCACTGCTCGGCTTTCCCGATTATCACCGCTACATAATCAAAGACCATTCGGAAGATAGCCCATTCAAGTGGTTTCAAGCTATTGACGAAGGAGCACTCGCTTTTGTCATCCTAGATCCTCAGCTTTTTAAACCAGACTACCAAGTTTACCTCACTAATAATGATACGGAAGAGCTCGCACTCAACAATGCCGATGATGCCGCAGTATATTGTTTGGTCGTCATCCCCAATGATCCCAAAAAAATGACGGCCAACCTTCAAGCACCACTTGTCTTTAATCGCCCCAAAAAACTTGCCAAACAAGTCGTACTTAATAACCCGGATCTCCCTATTAAATACCCTGTATTCGGAGGGTAG
- the csrA gene encoding carbon storage regulator CsrA, with the protein MLVLSRKKNETIMIGDDILITVVECMNGVTKLGIEAPKNVKVYRKEVYDAIQAENRAAAATPSSLDILGSVPQFSTAGITKKKKPS; encoded by the coding sequence ATGCTGGTACTTTCTCGAAAAAAAAATGAAACTATCATGATCGGCGACGACATACTTATTACCGTTGTTGAGTGCATGAATGGCGTCACCAAACTTGGCATAGAAGCGCCCAAGAATGTTAAAGTTTACCGCAAAGAAGTCTATGACGCTATTCAAGCAGAAAACCGCGCAGCTGCTGCCACCCCGTCATCACTTGATATCCTTGGCAGTGTTCCACAATTTTCTACCGCCGGAATTACCAAAAAGAAAAAACCATCGTGA
- a CDS encoding ATP-dependent helicase: MTHSSASLAALFPQLNPSQNAAVTHTNGPALVLAGAGSGKTRVLTARICHLLEQGIRPWNILAVTFTNKAAAEMRERLLKQIGADARNLWVGTFHSIALRILRIEATHIGYRPGFVVYDPGEALKVVRRALERLNIDSEILNPKTALHTISSLKNEGVNPAQAAEREEFRHGKMQCLAQTYAEYVRLMRSIDAMDFDDLLLNLTDLWRKHPEILARYHEKFRYLLVDEYQDTNGVQFELLRMLAAKEGNIFVVGDDDQSIYRFRGATIENILSFESHYPDAQVFKLEQNYRSTTNILECANAIIAHNTHRHQKTLYSELGEGEKVQLHVAPSAEKEAQFVAREVGNLRALGFAYDEIAILYRTNAQSRLFESYFGQAGIPYRVVGSFEFWKRKEVLDTLAYLSLIHNPSDLQAFERVVNTPARGVGKATQETIVQYAIQNTAPILEAATTVLPTLKGKSRTGLESFLRLIHSFNQGKDYLLSDLVREVIEHSGIIAEIIRKEDENTAATKQENLEELANAALYFEQAHEDGVTLEQFLSDIMLGMESRADKTGVNLLTIHAAKGLEFPAVFLTGLENTLFPSPMSLGNRFAMEEERRLMYVAITRCKEKLFLTRAQSRAIWGKTSYCGDSPFLLDLPPKLIHRRV, encoded by the coding sequence ATGACTCATTCTAGCGCCTCCCTCGCTGCACTTTTCCCTCAACTTAACCCATCCCAGAACGCCGCCGTTACCCATACAAATGGCCCCGCCTTGGTGCTTGCTGGTGCAGGCAGTGGGAAAACCCGCGTTTTGACTGCCCGCATCTGCCATTTGCTTGAGCAGGGCATCCGCCCGTGGAACATCCTCGCCGTAACGTTCACGAATAAAGCAGCCGCTGAAATGCGCGAACGGCTCTTAAAGCAAATTGGTGCCGATGCGCGCAACCTTTGGGTAGGTACATTCCATAGTATCGCGCTGCGAATTTTGCGTATTGAAGCGACCCACATCGGCTACCGCCCCGGTTTCGTCGTGTACGACCCCGGTGAAGCCCTCAAAGTTGTTCGCCGCGCACTGGAGCGCCTGAACATTGACAGCGAAATCCTCAACCCGAAAACCGCACTGCACACCATTAGCTCACTCAAAAACGAAGGGGTGAACCCCGCACAAGCCGCAGAGCGCGAAGAATTTCGCCACGGAAAAATGCAGTGCCTTGCCCAAACCTATGCCGAGTATGTTCGCTTAATGCGCTCTATTGACGCCATGGACTTCGACGACTTGCTGCTGAATCTCACCGATCTCTGGCGCAAGCACCCAGAAATCCTTGCACGGTATCACGAAAAATTCCGTTACCTGCTCGTTGATGAATATCAAGACACCAACGGCGTCCAGTTTGAACTCCTGCGCATGCTAGCGGCGAAAGAAGGGAACATATTCGTTGTCGGCGACGACGACCAATCAATCTACCGCTTCCGTGGCGCTACCATTGAAAACATTCTGAGCTTCGAATCGCACTATCCAGATGCCCAGGTTTTCAAACTCGAACAAAACTACCGTTCGACCACAAATATTCTCGAATGCGCCAACGCCATCATCGCGCACAACACGCACCGCCATCAAAAAACCCTTTATAGCGAGCTTGGCGAAGGGGAAAAAGTGCAGCTCCACGTTGCGCCTTCCGCTGAAAAAGAGGCCCAATTTGTCGCCCGCGAAGTTGGCAACCTGCGTGCCCTTGGATTTGCCTACGACGAAATCGCCATCCTCTACCGGACGAACGCCCAAAGCCGTTTATTCGAAAGCTATTTTGGCCAGGCTGGCATTCCCTACCGCGTCGTCGGATCATTTGAATTCTGGAAACGCAAAGAAGTGCTCGACACCCTTGCGTACCTTTCATTGATCCACAATCCAAGCGACCTGCAAGCCTTCGAGCGCGTTGTCAATACCCCCGCACGCGGCGTCGGCAAAGCGACACAGGAAACTATCGTCCAGTACGCCATCCAGAACACTGCACCAATCCTCGAAGCCGCCACCACCGTACTCCCTACACTCAAAGGGAAAAGCCGTACCGGACTCGAATCCTTCCTGCGTCTGATACATTCCTTCAACCAAGGCAAGGATTACTTGCTCAGCGATCTGGTGCGCGAAGTCATTGAACACTCTGGCATTATCGCGGAAATCATCCGCAAGGAAGATGAAAACACCGCCGCCACGAAACAAGAAAACCTCGAAGAACTCGCTAACGCCGCCTTATACTTTGAGCAAGCCCATGAAGACGGGGTAACGCTTGAACAATTCCTTTCCGACATTATGCTCGGCATGGAAAGCCGTGCTGACAAGACGGGTGTCAACCTGCTGACCATCCACGCCGCAAAAGGACTCGAATTTCCTGCCGTCTTTTTAACCGGCCTTGAAAACACACTTTTCCCCTCACCGATGAGCCTCGGTAACCGTTTCGCTATGGAAGAAGAACGCCGCCTGATGTACGTCGCCATCACCCGCTGCAAAGAAAAACTCTTCCTCACCCGCGCTCAGAGCCGCGCGATCTGGGGAAAAACCAGCTATTGCGGCGACAGCCCCTTTCTGCTCGACCTCCCGCCGAAACTCATCCACCGTCGGGTATAA
- the pseG gene encoding UDP-2,4-diacetamido-2,4,6-trideoxy-beta-L-altropyranose hydrolase encodes MPRHPNIAIRVDASLNIGTGHVMRTLTLADALRERGADVEFICREHSGNLIEVVKKHGYPCHQLPLQSSTPNAENGTAHAAWLGASWQEDAAATQQALSHKTYDWLIVDHYALDSQWERAMRPYTDKILVIDDLADRHHDADLLLDQTLGRTPEAYQKLVPRTTQCLTGTTYALVRPEFSAIRDNARLHRAHQFPPKNLLIFFGGIDQHNLTGTALRALLIENPFTHIDVVLGGTAQHVADVTALCKTLHATLHIQCSNMHELMGNANLALGAPGSTSWERCTLGLPTLLVISAENQRSVAHALANTGAASLIGEADQITPPIIQSALRVFLNKNSAEYHQIIENCRKVCDGLGVHRITKYLLTREGA; translated from the coding sequence ATGCCGCGCCATCCCAATATAGCCATCCGCGTCGACGCCTCATTGAATATAGGGACAGGTCATGTCATGCGGACGTTGACACTGGCAGACGCGCTACGCGAGCGTGGAGCTGATGTCGAATTTATCTGCCGCGAACACTCGGGAAATTTAATAGAAGTGGTCAAAAAGCACGGCTATCCATGCCATCAACTGCCGCTGCAAAGCTCTACGCCGAATGCCGAAAATGGAACCGCTCACGCCGCATGGCTAGGTGCAAGCTGGCAAGAAGACGCCGCTGCGACACAACAGGCACTCAGCCACAAAACATACGACTGGTTGATTGTCGACCACTACGCACTCGACTCTCAGTGGGAACGAGCGATGAGGCCGTATACCGATAAAATTCTGGTGATAGATGACCTTGCGGATCGCCACCATGATGCCGACCTCTTGCTGGATCAGACACTTGGTCGCACACCGGAAGCCTATCAAAAACTGGTTCCCCGTACGACACAATGCCTTACCGGAACCACATACGCCTTAGTCCGACCAGAGTTTTCTGCCATACGCGACAACGCGCGACTCCACCGCGCCCATCAGTTTCCACCCAAAAACCTGCTGATATTTTTCGGGGGAATCGACCAGCACAACCTCACTGGCACAGCGCTCCGCGCGCTTCTCATAGAAAATCCGTTTACTCATATCGATGTCGTACTCGGCGGCACCGCACAGCACGTGGCAGATGTTACCGCACTGTGTAAAACTCTTCACGCCACCCTTCACATTCAGTGCTCAAATATGCATGAACTGATGGGCAATGCAAATCTTGCACTTGGCGCTCCCGGTAGCACCTCATGGGAACGGTGCACCCTCGGTCTACCCACATTGCTTGTCATTAGTGCAGAAAACCAGCGATCAGTAGCACACGCCCTTGCGAACACAGGTGCTGCTTCCCTCATTGGCGAAGCAGACCAAATTACCCCGCCAATCATTCAGAGCGCCCTGCGTGTTTTTTTAAACAAAAACAGTGCTGAGTATCATCAAATAATAGAAAACTGTCGAAAAGTTTGCGATGGACTCGGCGTACACCGCATTACTAAATATTTACTTACAAGGGAGGGCGCTTGA